A genomic segment from Salvia splendens isolate huo1 chromosome 13, SspV2, whole genome shotgun sequence encodes:
- the LOC121760698 gene encoding uncharacterized protein LOC121760698, which produces MNASADLHEDNGICGSDSDSTADDSSDYYQPISSVDNGGEDSDDSGGEGDLFYRDPNSTFHQLPNGWVENGVSSLDISDDDADEDAEKEVEEATESERAIERAFREDEVRRNAPLTAENTGRVMDAMRQISFGGGAPDWAGQIPEDQWINRLRRLGPPSSAASAPIDH; this is translated from the coding sequence ATGAACGCATCAGCTGATTTGCACGAGGATAACGGCATCTGCGGAAGCGATTCGGACTCCACTGCCGACGATTCAAGCGACTACTACCAGCCTATTTCCTCCGTCGATAACGGCGGCGAAGACTCAGACGACAGCGGCGGCGAAGGAGATCTATTCTATCGAGATCCGAATTCTACTTTCCATCAACTACCAAATGGCTGGGTGGAGAACGGAGTATCATCGCTTGATATAAGCGATGACGATGCCGATGAAGATGCAGAGAAGGAAGTCGAGGAGGCGACCGAATCTGAGAGAGCGATTGAGCGAGCTTTCAGAGAGGACGAGGTGCGGCGGAACGCTCCTCTGACGGCGGAGAACACCGGCAGGGTGATGGATGCGATGCGTCAGATCTCCTTCGGCGGCGGCGCTCCGGACTGGGCGGGTCAGATCCCTGAGGATCAGTGGATTAACCGGCTCCGGAGGTTGGGGCCGCCGTCCTCCGCCGCCTCTGCACCGATTGATCACTGA
- the LOC121760697 gene encoding uncharacterized protein LOC121760697 — MKRYFKKNQSGGSSSSSNARIVESVENQSAIEVKLDWNDIDVDPRKRKSIEAFDVAIRDRVQREYLVKGPCQPIGNTYPKKKYGIQERSFQDAWFTKFPWLEYSASKNAAFCFWCYLFKQSDKGGRYAEDAFTKTGFNNWKNAVEKFNQHVGAANSCHNNAWIQFEAFQDQRHGVANVF; from the coding sequence ATGAAACGTTATTTTAAGAAGAACCAAAGTGGTggttcttcatcttcttcaaatgctagaattgttgaatcagtAGAAAATCAGTCTGCAATAGAAGTTAAATTGGATTGGAATGATATTGATGTTGATCCAAGAAAACGAAAGTCAATAGAGGCTTTTGATGTTGCTATTCGGGATAGAGTACAGAGAGAATATTTGGTTAAAGGTCCTTGCCAACCAATTGGGAATACATATCCGAAAAAGAAATATGGTATTCAAGAAAGAAGTTTTCAAGATGCTTGGTTTACAAAATTTCCATGGTTAGAGTATAGTGCATCAAAAAATGCAGCCTTTTGCTTTTGGTGCTATCTTTTCAAGCAATCGGATAAAGGAGGTCGATATGCAGAAGATGCTTTTACAAAGACAGGCTTTAACAATTGGAAAAATGCAGTAGAAAAATTTAATCAACATGTTGGGGCTGCAAATAGTTGTCACAATAATGCTTGGATTCAGTTTGAAGCTTTTCAAGATCAAAGACACGGTGTGGCAAATGTATTTTGA
- the LOC121762891 gene encoding malonyl CoA-acyl carrier protein transacylase-like has product MHALLHHHNHRFPLHLIHFTPPSAAMSSAITLPSISLSKSAFSDPNSFRSSVSLRFRNETRRISRSNLGKYRVFMSVAVGSDAAVVDDTLFKDYTPSTAFLFPGQGAQAVGMGLEAQKVPAAAELYKKANDILGFDLLDICISGPKEKLDSTVLSQPAIYVTSLAAVEVLLASDGGQQIIDSVDVTCGLSLGEYTALAFAGAFSFEDGLKLVKLRGEAMQDAADAAQSAMVSIIGLDSDKVQALCDAANEDVDEANKVQIANFLCTGNYAVSGGLKGIEAVEAKAKAFKARMTVRLAVAGAFHTGFMEPAVSRLEAALASTVIRKPRIPVISNVDAEPHADPETIKKILARQVTSPVQWETTVKTLLSRGLKKGYELGPGKVIAGIVKRMDRGANIENIGA; this is encoded by the exons ATGCACGCTCTTCTCCACCACCACAACCACCGCTTCCCCCTTCATCTCATTCACTTTACTCCTCCCTCCGCCGCAATGAGTTCCGCAATCACGCTACCCTCGATTTCTCTCTCCAAATCCGCCTTTTCCGACCCCAATTCCTTCAGGAGCTCCGTCTCTCTGAggtttagaaatgagactaggAGGATTTCGCGGTCGAATTTGGGGAAATATAGGGTTTTCATGAGCGTCGCCGTCGGATCGGATGCGGCGGTCGTTGATGACACACTGTTCAAGGACTACACGCCTTCTACTGCTTTCCTCTTCCCCGGCCAG GGTGCGCAAGCCGTTGGAATGGGGTTGGAAGCTCAAAAGGTGCCTGCTGCAGCTGAATTGTACAAGAAAGCTAATGATATTTTAGG GTTCGACCTTTTGGATATTTGCATTAGTGGACCAAAAGAGAAACTTGATTCCACCGTCTTAAGCCAG CCGGCTATCTATGTTACAAGTTTAGCTGCAGTTGAGGTGCTTCTAGCTAGTGATGGAGGTCAGCAAATAATTGACTCTGTTGACGTCACATGTGGTCTAAGCTTAGGAGAATACACGGCCCTTGCATTTGCTGGAGCATTCAG CTTTGAAGATGGGCTTAAGCTAGTGAAATTAAGGGGTGAGGCAATGCAG GATGCTGCTGATGCTGCTCAAAGTGCCATGGTTAGTATTATTGGACTAGACTCTGATAAAGTGCAGGCACTCTGTGATGCTGCGAACGAAGATGTAGATGAAGCAAATAAAGTTCAAATTGCAAACTTCTTGTGCACT GGAAACTATGCTGTCTCTGGAGGCCTTAAAGGAATTGAAGCAGTTGAAGCAAAGGCAAAAGCATTTAAAGCTCGAATGACT GTCCGGTTAGCAGTTGCTGGAGCTTTCCACACAGGTTTCATGGAGCCTGCCGTATCAAGATTAGAAGCCGCTTTGGCATCGACTGTAATCAGAAAACCCAGAATACCAGTCATATCCAATGTTGACGCAGAACCACATGCAGACCCAGAGACGATCAAGAAAATACTTGCTCGCCAG GTGACTTCTCCTGTCCAATGGGAGACAACCGTGAAGACATTGTTGAGCAGAGGCTTGAAAAAAGGCTATGAATTAGGACCCGGAAAG GTCATTGCTGGCATTGTGAAAAGGATGGACAGAGGTGCTAACATTGAGAACATTGGTGCCTAA